In Paenibacillus ihbetae, the following are encoded in one genomic region:
- a CDS encoding outer spore coat protein CotE translates to MSLSHKHQCREIITKAICGKGRKFSTVTHTVTPPNNPTSILGAWIINHQYEAVAAGDGIEVIGTYDVNIWYSYDKNSQTDVAKETVSYVERVPLSYLDPKHRASTVEVSAEATQEPSCVEASVSSNGTSVILRVEREFAVELVAETKVVVKVCSHHHGDYEDKEFDYVLGDGGDDYEDLDYEGLEDEL, encoded by the coding sequence ATGTCATTGAGTCATAAACACCAATGTAGAGAAATCATCACGAAGGCGATCTGCGGCAAGGGTCGTAAGTTCTCTACCGTAACACATACCGTGACTCCGCCTAATAATCCGACCAGTATTTTGGGGGCTTGGATTATAAACCATCAATACGAGGCGGTTGCCGCCGGAGACGGAATTGAGGTTATTGGTACTTACGATGTGAACATCTGGTATTCCTATGACAAAAATTCGCAGACCGACGTGGCGAAAGAGACGGTATCCTATGTAGAACGCGTACCTCTCTCCTATCTGGATCCGAAGCATCGTGCTTCAACGGTTGAGGTGTCGGCAGAAGCGACACAGGAGCCGAGTTGTGTGGAAGCTAGCGTATCCTCCAATGGCACGAGTGTCATTCTACGGGTAGAGAGAGAGTTCGCGGTAGAGCTTGTAGCCGAGACGAAGGTGGTCGTCAAAGTGTGCAGCCACCATCACGGCGATTATGAAGACAAAGAGTTCGACTACGTCCTGGGAGACGGAGGCGACGATTACGAAGACCTGGACTATGAAGGTCTGGAGGATGAATTGTAA